The Pyrus communis chromosome 8, drPyrComm1.1, whole genome shotgun sequence region AGTCAACGACAATGAGATATACAGAATGAAATTGAACTGTCACGTAGAACAGCAATAAGGACAAACAAGGAAGGAATCCCCAGTTAGCAACGCTACCTGTAGGGCACAGAAAAAGGATACCATGTAGATATTTTTAACTGAACATTAGTAAATACagaaaacagaaaaactaacttGTAATGGAAAAGATAAAGTCCTATAAAGGTTAAGGGTACTATTTGCATTTTGTGGTAGACTTTAATGTTGAATACCAGAGAGAATCATGACAAATATCATGCAGTGGGAGGATAAAGTTTTGCAGCTATATTTGTTCCTACATATTTCTCTCTTACACCTCTAAAGCAACTAATTAAATTGCTGGTTATTAATTAAGTTTTAAAATGAAGTGGCCGCTTAATTGATTGAATATCTTCTCAAACTTAGGTCAAAGAAAAACCTCTGAGAAGACCGAAATCCAAGAGATGCATCGAGAGTCGTCTGCTTCAAGGTACTGGTACCCCTGCCCCTGCCTCTGCCCCTTCCTCTTGCAGTAGTTTTACCCTTACCAACTTCTGAGGTAGACGTTCTGCCCTTGCGGCCTCTGGCAGTGGATTTTGAGCCAGTCATCTGCGTTGCATCTTCATCGTCACTGAAGGAAACTGCACTTGCAGTTCCAGCAGCACTTGTACTTCTGAAATCCTACACGAAGAACAATagcttaaaaatgaaaatagtaGGCACATGTATCAGCCAAAAAATTCTGAAATGGATGCAATAAAGAAAAGTGATGCAAATTCTCGAAAAAAGCAGATTAAAATCAGAATTACCTCCCAAGGAGGGGCAGTGGAAGAGAATGGAGAGCTACTCTTAGAGTTCGTAGGTCTTTCCTTGACACGTTCCTGCACTTATAACATAAATATTTGGTCAGTGTATGGAAGCAAGCCCTCATTAATTGCCATAGTAATGCTTAAGGCCACAACAGGGTGAGATGCATGAGCGAAAGTAGCTCCTTAAAacctaaaaatcccaaattcaagacttctatgttttttcttttatgtcaaAACTGCCTACAATTATGATCAATAAATTGCAAACTTTGAATCACGTATATACGTTTTTCCCATATCTAAGAACTAAAACCAAACTCTATGAAATTAGTACAAGAGGTCTCAGTCGACTGCTATGCATTTTGGGCCTAAATGTCTCATTTCAAACCCCAACGACAGCCCTGAAGGCCCCATCAGGGCAAAATAATTGTCCATGAAACTGACTAGAATAGGGTAACACAATCActgatgaaagaaaaatatttgaaatttaatcatTCTTGCCTGCAAGCACTCCCCGACTTTAACGATTAAATCTTCCTCTTCAAATGTCACTGTATCTGGATCCTTAGCAATTTTCTTCTGTAGAAGTAGAAAAGAAAATTGTCAGTAACATACttcaaaagaaaatacaatagCTAGTTGAAACTTTAATTTAAACAGAGCAAGTACTCACTCGAGTTTCTTCAAGATTGTACTTCACGCAAGAATAGAAAGCCATTTTGTCATCCTTACTAACAAAATTGTGCAATGCAACGTCCAAATCATTGACAGGAAGgatctccattttctgcatgaTCAGATATCCCCATGAGGGTTTAaccttaaaataaaatttacaagcTGTAAACCTGTAAGTAATTGTAATGTCGTCTACAATATTTTCCACATGACTTCCATTTTAGCaataatccaaaaaataaatcatatcCTGAAATCATAAACTCTTACTATGATGGCGAAGGACAAAAAGAACCAAGTTTCAATCACGTTAAGTTTTCCACTGATAATGTTTTCCATAAGTCAGTTGAGGTGTGTGTTTCTGAGCAAATTGTGGAACTGTTTATCCGCGAGAAACTAACAAAACTATATTCTGTATAAAACAAATCCAGAGTTCCACTGGATGAAAAGTACTATATGCATGATAATCTGAGTACAGGAAAGAAGGAATATGACAGCTGATACCAGATTATTTTCCGCAACCAAAGCCTCTATGTTTTGCTGATTTAGTTCTTCTGGGCGAAGCCGTTCAGAATCATCAATTTTAGCTACAATAAAAGATAAGAAATAATTAACTGAAAATCTGTGaatatatgaattctaacaTTTAATGGACTTCACAAATAGCTCTGACTGTAACGAAATCCCCGAGTAACAGAGTCTACTGTCGTAGTGATGTCAGAACTGAACTTCCCCTACATGGTGAGAATTTATTTAAAGTCTCATCAAGTTTTATTACCATCACTTTTGTTTGAGATATACCACAACTGTAGCTAATGTATGTGAAAGTCTTTAGACTGATGCCAGCACTAAGATTTAACTTGTGGGCAATCTGTTAATCTAATGGACCTACGAGGTTAATATATTGGAAATCTCATAGGTGAGGTCATACTGCACCAAGCTTTTTGTTATTCAAAAATTAAGTGAAGTGTTGGAACTTATAAGATGGtataaaaacaaacactcaaCCAATGCAAAATCCACTACTGTTGAAGCTTTTGAAAATTTGTGATAATAAGTACCTTCGCTACGGCcctttgttgaagcttttgaaaATATAAGAATGTCTTGTGGGTTTGCAACCTTAAAGTCATTACAATAGCAATGATTTATTTCCAAAATGTGATACGAGAAAAATTAGCAGTAGAATACTGATCTAGGATTAGTGAATGTACCTTCCCCACATACTTCTGTCCAAATCTTTGAGGATTTATTGTCATAAATCCAGAATAGTCCACCTGCCAATTGTTCCATTGAAGTTATACGATCACATGGAAGGGGAGGTTAAGGTTACATTGGGTAAAAAAGAGAACATCCATATGTACACAAATACTTGTAGATCGGAAGCCAAGGCATGGGATAGGAAAAAGGCCTAGAGATGTGAGGATGCATATATGAGGATCACCATCATAATACCAACATCTTAAGTTAAATTGGAAATATTACCTTTATTCGAACTAGTGGAAGTTGGAGCTGTGATCCGCTAACATTTTTCCTAGATTTCTCTATCTGAGCGTTGACCTACGGAAATTCAAATCTATACTATTAATATACAGCACATGCATCAGAGGGCATAATACAGGGAAAAAAGAAAGGCATGGGAAAGTACAACAGTCCGATATTACTTGCAATTACACTTACCACTTTGTCCAAGTGTTCAAGAATTGAATTAGGATCATTGGGATCAATTTCAGGTTCATCTTTTAATACAATCTGTAGcagaaaaaatatattattaatcAAAAGTTTTAATGTAGAAGAAAAGGtaaacattaaatcacctctGTGTACTCAAAAGGCCTCACTGACGTCAAAGGAATCTTGGTTGGACGGTATTGATTCCCCTGCATAAAAGTATAACAGCATCCAACTCAGTTTGGGAGGAGAAAGGATCAAAAGATGCTGCtttcaggaaaaaaaatagatctAACATTGTTTTGCAACCTTAATTTCTAAAAGGAGCACATGCTTTGGCTTTGATTCTCCGTCAATCAGTGATGTTGCAACAGAAGAACCAGGTTGTGTAATGTGAAATCCCATCCCCGGAACTTCCTGTcagaaacaaaatcatataAAGTCGTGTAAGGCACCCTCCCAACAAGACCAAAACTACGCACCTAGAGACAGATGCACGTACACACTCAAGCTTGCATGCACAAGCATGCACATGTCCATGTTGCATATATTGATAAAGCAATATTCATTGGCACCTGAGGGTCCACGAGGCATTCGTGTTCATGCCCCCACACTACGAAGTCTAGGAAGCGTGGTAAAAAGTGCTCATTGATGGCATTTTTTGGGTTTGTCTTCACTCTGCACACAAAATTATATAACTTCGTAACTAGGAAGATTGACAACTTAAATCAAATGAAACCATGATATAAATCGGGATTCCTCCTTAATGATGATTAATCCAATCTCACCCACCCACCCACACACCAAACCTGTTCTGATGAAGCACTAGAATGTTGAACCAGTCTGACACTTCCAACCCTTCTTGAGATTCAGGTCTCATCCATTGTACAGCATGTGGTGTCTAACATATGAATAATATGCCCAACAAATATGTGTTTAGAAGCCTGCAAATAAACAGCATAAAGCAAATTCTCAACATCAAATACCTGAAACATTCTATTGAGCCGTTCATCTCTAATGTTTCCGAGACCATAAAGAGCCACTGATGTTGCACCCTGCAATTCAGGAGGAGTTATGCGCCATGCAGCACAAAGACAAAAACCCTCTATTCACCAAAAGAAGACATTAGATCCTCCCAATCCTACTATTAATTAAATCCATAAACTAACCTTCCTCATGAGAATAGGATACACAGTGATCTGACCAACCCCAGAACCCCCAAGACCCATTTTCCCAAAATAGTTTACAAGGTTGCACGCTGAGAGAATATCGACAGCAGAAAGATTATCCTGCCAATAACCACAA contains the following coding sequences:
- the LOC137743312 gene encoding double-strand break repair protein MRE11-like; translation: MGDLSREDFSNTLRILVATDCHLGYMEKDEVRRHDSFQAFDEICSIAQQKNVDFLLLGGDLFHENKPSRSTLVKAIEILRRHCLNDQPVQFQVVSDQTLNFPNTFGHVNYEDPHFNVGLPVFSIHGNHDDPAGVDNLSAVDILSACNLVNYFGKMGLGGSGVGQITVYPILMRKGATSVALYGLGNIRDERLNRMFQTPHAVQWMRPESQEGLEVSDWFNILVLHQNRVKTNPKNAINEHFLPRFLDFVVWGHEHECLVDPQEVPGMGFHITQPGSSVATSLIDGESKPKHVLLLEIKGNQYRPTKIPLTSVRPFEYTEIVLKDEPEIDPNDPNSILEHLDKVVNAQIEKSRKNVSGSQLQLPLVRIKVDYSGFMTINPQRFGQKYVGKVANPQDILIFSKASTKGRSEAKIDDSERLRPEELNQQNIEALVAENNLKMEILPVNDLDVALHNFVSKDDKMAFYSCVKYNLEETRKKIAKDPDTVTFEEEDLIVKVGECLQERVKERPTNSKSSSPFSSTAPPWEDFRSTSAAGTASAVSFSDDEDATQMTGSKSTARGRKGRTSTSEVGKGKTTARGRGRGRGRGTSTLKQTTLDASLGFRSSQRSASVAATAAVRSIADDGDDVDSPSSEEEAGKLGIDEVDNSSENDEIVPSRGRKRAAPRGRGRGSTQPSKRGKKSDSSAINRMFMNKDDDDDDEDVTKRLNKPLPRVTRNYGALRR